The genomic DNA TCTTGTCCTTCATTGCCTGAAAGCCAAGTTTATTACatttcattcccttctccagggTTCTTCAGTCTCTTTACAGGGTTTTTCCCCAGGGGGAGTGTCTAGGCTCTCTGTAAATGATTCAGCCCCCATTTATGTATAAGGAGTGGGTTTCCTACACCCCACTTTAATTTATTAATAGTAGGATTACTTTTTCATCATTAATAGTAAGATCagcttttacaaagaaatatttacttcaaaaaatATAATAGCATATATAAAAATTCAGCTCAGTTCCTGTGAAGCTTAGGTCCAGGTTCAAAAATCCCTCCTGTACTTGAGTTCCAGGTACCCTGGCTCTTCAGAACTTCCTTTCTGGACTGATTAGCCATAACATTCTATCTGTAAACCTGGCTCCAAGGGCATCATAGCTTGAACTCAAGCTCCATGGCCAGTTGCTCAAAGTGAGATCAAATGAAACAGAACAGAAACATTCACTCACAGACCCATTTCTGTGAGTAGAGGTAAAgcaggagggaaagggaaaacatCCCTCTCTTCCTGGTTCAGTTCATGGCACCCATACTTTGGATGAACTGTGTAATATTTTTGCAGCAGGAAAAAGAGAGACTACCTTAGTCTGCTCAGTTTTAAAAACATTGCCTGTTTTAGTCAAGCAGTCAGTCAAAAAGCTCCCCACCCATATGGTAGGAAGATACAAAATGTTAGAAGAATGGATCTATATAAGGCAAGCTCTCTTAcaccagaaaaacaaaacctctattttacaaaatatatgttgcttttgttgttcagtcatttctgactttgCAACCCCTTttttgacaaagatcctggagtggtgtataccatttccttctccagtacatttatgaggaaactgaggtagagttaagtgacttactcaggttcacataactagcaagtgtatgagacaagatttgaagtcaagaagatgattcttcctgacttcagacctttATCTATTTGGCTCCCctgttataaaatatataaacaagtaaaacaaattcctacactgaccatgctaaaaaaaaaaaaaaaaagtctcaatctGTACTCTGAGTCCCTCACCTCTCCGTCATTAGGTAGGTACCATGTTTCATTGGGATACATATGTTCAGGGAGGACAAGCACCTCTGGTGTGAAGTCTTTTACAGGGCTGTTCATTCACTTTTGGTGTCCACTTTCTCATCTGTGTTTCTGAGAAGCTCTAGCATGCACAGTAGACAGCTcagtaaaaccatcttggcagatgggATAAATTGGGTTGAGGATAACTGACAGACCTCAAACCAGTTGATGAGTTAAGGAGGTGTCTCTCTAAGCATCTGAAGACTTCCCCATCAGAATGGGCAGAAAAGAACAATTTgatccaatggccatgaaggcagctgaagcagataCTGTGGAGAACTTAaaacttggttagacattgaagatactAAGGTCATCTACTATAGCCTGGGTGATTGACAGTTGTCCTGACTTTTATCTTGCTACTAGACTATGACGAGAAAGACTGAGatgacttaaatccaattcacacacaaatTAACACATCATTTCATGGTAATGTTGTTATGTtgttcatactttatttttcatcatgagtactctggaattatggttggtcattacattgatcagagttgctaagttgttttttttaaaaataatgttgttagatatagttttcttggttatgctcatttctttctttttttttttccttttctgccagtCAGAcagccaacaaacatttattaagctccaacTATGTGCAGGTAATAGGGCAGAGGGTAGAAAGGCAAAAGTCTTGCCCTCAAGATGCTCCCAGTCTAAGGGGGTAAATTATGCGATCAACAGTGTAGAAACAAGACCGGGTCAGGAGGGGAGGCATTAAAGGGggactgagaaaggaaaaaaggacaacCTATGCCTAGACTAGAGGTTCCTAACCTGTCTAAAAATAGATAACTATTTCTGTCTGGTTGGTTTCCTTTGTGATGCTGGCAATTTTAAACAttgaaaaatattctgagaaagggtctgTGGTCTTCACTGGACATAGCCCAAGGGGTCACAGAAATAGGGAAGACCCCCTAGATGATACTGAGCCCAGGGGCTGTATCCCCAGCAGGTCATCTGGTGCCCTGTCATTGCTGGTACCAAGAAGCTACCAGGTGTTATGCCTCTGGAGTTGTAAGAAAGagaatggcacagtggataaacacTGGATTTTGGAGTTAAGACTTAGGTTCGAATCCTCCCCGTCATGGACATAGGCAAgtcaatttcagtttcctcatctgtgaaacggAGACAACACTCATTGCACCCACGTCAGAGGGATGTCTGGAGGAGAATATTCTGTAAACCTTCAAAAAATGCTCTATGAATAATTAGCATTGTGGGAGGCAGCCAAAATGGAGCCACGGTCCCTGTCTTGGCACATAGCCAAGCCTGGAGCTCCTTGCCTCTACCTTATACACAGCCCAATCCAGGTTGTCTCACCCTGAACCATGGAGCACTGGCCCCTCTCTCAGGACCCTAGCACTCTACCCCTTTGTTCTCCCTGAGTCTGACCACTTCACTACAGAGGTACTAGGGGCTTTCTCTAGAGGTTGCATCATTTAAAATCCCAACTTTGCCATTTGCTATCACGGAGGAAGGTGGAGCAGGAGAAAGTGAGTGACATAGAGAAGCACAAGGACTGTAACTAACCTCTGTTACTTTGGAACCTCCAGGCTTGAAGTTAGAGAGAAGTGGGCAGATGGTTAGGGCCTCCGCTAGCCCTGGCAGCAAGGAACCACGTTCTTCCCACTGTCCCCAGGGAGAGCCCAGGTGCACCCACTCCACAGATAATGCTTTATTCTATATAAAAACATAGTCCCATGTGGCCTGCACCTCTCCCTTCTGAGAGTCTTGCACAAAAAGTCTCTTTCCTTGGAGAAGGGAGGCAGCTACTCTGAGAGGCTAGACCGGGTGAAGCCCTGCACCTTGCAGGGCTCCTGGCCAGGCTGTCCCCGATCAGTCATCATCCTCTGAGTCTTTAGATTCCTTTGAGGAGCTATTGTCACCATCGTCATCATCCTTGTCCTCCTCTGTGTCCTCCCCAAGATGCTCAAACTTCCCTGACTCAGCTTGCCACAGGTATTTGATGTTAACCCTAAACTCTGCTATTTCGAACCCAAACAGCTTCAGGACTCGGGCCTGCTCAGGGGTTAGCACGTCGCCCTCTTTACATACTTGATAGTCCAAGATCAAGGTTACCACATCTTTCTTGAGAGCAGTGGGCAGACCAAGCTGCCTCAACTGAGGCTCCATTGAGTGGGGGAACTGCTCCAGGGGTCCCGCATCCAGACTGATGGTGAAAGTTGCTTTGTTACCAGCCCGGGCATAATCCATCTCTGAATACTTATTGAACCACTCATTCACTTCCTTCTTTGTTCTGTTGGTAAACAAGAGACCGACCTCACCCCTCAGCTTCTTGCTGACCTGGTGCAGATTGTCCTTATATTCATCAGAAGGCCCTCGACCCAAAGCCACCATCATAACTTTGTTCTTGCCAAAGAAAATCCGGCTGTGCTTCCAGGCACTCCTGATATCCTTCAGTTTGCTGTTCCTCATGTTTGCCACTGAgaagatgaaaatatatttgtagaTGTCCACACATTTTCGAAGCTCTTCTATCAGGTTTTGTTTGAGTTCTAAGCCCTTCTTGGCAGTCTTTGTTAGGGAAACTTTCTTGTCGCATTTGGACTTGGGCATGATGCTGCCTGCACGTGCAGAGTCCCGGCGGCGCCGGCCAGGACCCCCGGTTATGCTCATTTCAAtctgcatcagttcacgcaagtcttcccagatttctctgaaatcatcttcatcatttcttttttttaaaattttttgcaagacaatagggttaagagattagcccaaggtcatatagctaaggaaatattaagtgtctgaagtcggatttgaactgaggtcctcctgactccatagtcggtgctctatccaatgtgccacccagctaccccagCTTTTTAATGTTTCTTAAAGCACACAAGTTTGCTGAGTGAATGCTCTTTCTAGTGGTGAGTGGGTTCCAAGAGGGGTCTTTGTCATTAGAGAATCTCACTGACTCTTTTATTCTAATAGTgatcaattacccagaaactatgtctctaaAACTTGTAATATGTCACATTGATAAGTACCCATTAAGGAAATACTTGTTAGGGAatatgggattttagctgagacttgaaggaagtcagagaagccaggaaggCTTTTCACAAAAGGCACtactatgtgtgtgtgtcctttccctttgtctttcatttcttttgcttataatatatttaatattggtATTACTGAGTCGAGGAAGGAATAAGAGGAGGCTTGGAGACAAGACAAATAAGATTACTTTGAAATCAAtatgttgaaaatttttaaacCAAGTTTTTTGTAATAGTCACAGTTGTAtccaaatacttttttctttcctttgcataTGGAAATATTCACCCTAATTAGTgtttgtcaaaaataaaaatgatttaaaaaaaagtatttctagtGATTAGGAAGTCTTGGGCAAGACCAAAGAGTTTTGTATAGGCTATACTTTTATTTCCACTATTGTCACAATTGGTTAGTATAGTACATAGAAAAAGAGGACTTTAGAATTCAGGAAGCCCTGAACtgaaatcttgtctcagatatttaatagttgtatgaccctgagaaattcctttaatttatttcaactttaatttcctcatatgtaaaatagggaaaattaaatcttttcctttctcacttcttTTCTAGCTTGGCAGCAGGTGTGTGGGTTGAGTGTCTTCCCACACCACAGACAGAAAGATGGTGTCtgtaaagaagataaaaaattagTCCACCAATTTGAGATTCTGTCTGTTCATGAAATGCAGCAAATATAATCTGGGCTATAGATAGATCTTCAAAACAGTCAGATAAGGCCAAGCCAAATTGGTTATCTTACTCAACTGTCCAGTtttaaggaaataagaaaatgattctATGCTATTGGCCCAAACTGTATATAAAATTGAGTATAGTCCATGGAAAATACATTCTGTCAATTGTTGATTCACATAATTCTGATATCATTAGAAGCATGCCAGAATGGACCAGTGAaaagtaaattataaaaaaaaatctttaataaaagtgtCTAAAGCttgtttaaagaaagaaagaaagaaagaaagaaagaaagaaagaaagaaagaaagaaaaaataattacagcTTTCTTgaagggttgttgtggggatcaaatgaaataatatatgtaaagtgctttttaaaccttaaaggaCTATCTAAATTTTATAACGATTACTATTGTACATTGAAGGTaagggataaagaagaaaaaaacattaatttgaGAAGTGAACAGCTGGTAAGAAAGTATCTGAGAATGGGATTTGCCAAAATGTAAGGATTACTGATTCCTGAGCTGTGACAGAGCATATCTCTTTGCTGATAAAGCTAATCAAAAAGACCCAGTACAAAGGAGGCAGCATTGATTTTGAAACcaaaggatttgagttcaaatcctatctcagctATTTTCTGCCTGTATGATTTTGGATAAAACATTTTCACTTAACTCGTTTTCAGTTTCCTAAAAAGCAAAGAGATTAGACTAAGTAGCCTCAATTGGAGATTATCTAGAAGTAAATGTACTAACATTAAGGAGAATCAGGAAATAACTTGTTTGAGAATATGGGatttttagctgagacttaaaggaagtcagggaagccaggaagcatagatgaggaagaaaagcatTTCTAAGCATGAGTAACAAACAGGGCGAATGCATAGAGATGAAGATAGAATGTCTTATGTGAAGAACAGTAAAGAGACTAGTGTCACAGTGGTGGAAAAAAGGAGTTAGATTGTGACAGGCTTTAAAATTCTCCCAgggtattttacatttgattttggaGATGATAGGTAGCTACTTAAGTTTATTGACTATGTGGGTGGCATGTTCAGACCTCTTCTGATCACCATTTAGAACTGtatattctctcctctctgggttttcatgagGCTTGTCTCTCCTGATTCTCTTTCCATCTGCCTGATAACTTCTCTTCATAGTCCTTCATCTATGTCACACTCACTATCCTTTAGGTGTTCCCCAAGGTTCTGTCTTTATTGGTCATTTCTTTATTAGTctatactatctcatttggtGAAGTCGCCAGTTCCCCAGAGTCAGTCATTTCTAGTCAGGTAATTCCCTTGCCTGAGTCATAATCCTGAATCATCAACTACCTTTTGGACATCTTAAACTCTATGACCAATAACCATCTAAAATTGACATATACAAAGTGACATATACaaagttcaagagacatagtttctaggtaattaaccattttattggTTATACTTGTGGATAATTGATAAAAGGGGTCAGTGACACTGTAAAATACTAAAGACCCCTCATGGTATACATtcaacatacacacaaacacacacacacacacacacacacacacacacacacacacacacacatatattaacaAAGATCTAGGGTACCTGATCAATCAGTCTTGAACAAAGAGACATGTATCTATAATAGACCACCCCCTATCTAGGACAATCTAgtcaaaaaggggaaaatacttcCAGTCAGATATGTCTGACTGAAACACAATGAGCTGGAATCTACCAATTTatctaaattataatttatttgtttttttgatcaAATCTAAGTTTTCTTTGTTGAGTGGTGTCTGAACCAAATTTGGAGAAtaatagaaaatgaggaaataggaagggaaaaatattgaatctCCCCAATAGTAAATGGTTAATTAATAGTAATTaatagagaaattatttttatgcccaagactgaattcattatttcctttcaatccaatcttctttttcctaattttctgtTATTGTCAAGAGTATTATCATACCCCCAGTCACCTGAACTTGCAAATTCCTTGTCATTCTCACATATTGAATCCATTATCAAATATTGTCCTTTTTACCTTTACAacatttctcttatatttctcCTTCTCTACATTTATTTAGTCACTAccctagttcaggccctcattatcttttttcctagactattaaaataactttctaatatatctttttatcttatctaatatatctttatctttctccATTCTAGTCCATTCTTTGCTCAGTTGCCAAAATAACTGTTTTAATGGGCAGGGCAGACACCCCCTCACCCCACATCAATATTTTCCAGTGGTTCCTTTTTATCTCTAGATCAAACAATAAGTCCTCTCTTTGGTAGTTAAGGTTCTTCACAACCTGGCTCCTTTctatatttcatatttccttatACTTTGCTCCCCTCCACAAAATCTATGATCCAGCAAAACTGCCTGACTTGCTACTGTTTCTTCAGATAGGACTCTCTCCTCCCTCACTGATTTTGCATTGACTGTACCCCCCATGCCCGGAATACATTCCTTTCCCACCTTTGCCTTTTggttttcctggtttcctttaagaactaaatcccaccttctgcagaaGATCTTTCCTAGTCCCTCCAGTTGCTAGTACTTTCTGAAttgataatttatgaaattatgaaatgaaaacagACACACCCAATTCTTTGGGTATTTGCTGTGGCAAATGGGACTGTAATCACAACGTAATAACCATAGAGAAAATACAGAGATAAGTGATGAAAGGGATACAAAGGCAAACCATATGGTGTCAGAGGATAGGGTAGTGAAGGCAGGGAGGCAGTATGAGGAAGAGGATAGggaggagagaggcagagattATAATTCACCTAACCATAGATAAGAGTTGGGAACATTCAGGAGCAAGGAGTCAAGAAATGGGAGAATActgggggagagaggagagggtgtgattgtgatatttcatttttataatattttatgaataacTGACTTAATCTTATCTGTTTCACC from Macrotis lagotis isolate mMagLag1 chromosome 4, bilby.v1.9.chrom.fasta, whole genome shotgun sequence includes the following:
- the LOC141520385 gene encoding mRNA turnover protein 4 homolog, which translates into the protein MPKSKCDKKVSLTKTAKKGLELKQNLIEELRKCVDIYKYIFIFSVANMRNSKLKDIRSAWKHSRIFFGKNKVMMVALGRGPSDEYKDNLHQVSKKLRGEVGLLFTNRTKKEVNEWFNKYSEMDYARAGNKATFTISLDAGPLEQFPHSMEPQLRQLGLPTALKKDVVTLILDYQVCKEGDVLTPEQARVLKLFGFEIAEFRVNIKYLWQAESGKFEHLGEDTEEDKDDDDGDNSSSKESKDSEDDD